One Thermoanaerobaculum aquaticum genomic window, ACTTGAAGCGCAAGGACATCAACCGCTACCGCGCCCTCATTGAGCGCCTCGGACTGCGCCGCTGAGGGACCGGCATCCACGGCTTTTAAAAGGAGCACCATGGAAGTCATTGAAAGCGTCACATTAGAAGGAAGATCCCTGCAACTGGAAGTGGGGAAAGTTGCCAAGCAGGCCGATGGGGCCTGCTTGGTTCGTTACGGGGAAACGGTGGTGCTGGTCACCGCCTGTTTTGCCAAGGAGCCGCGGGTGGGGGTAGATTTCTTGCCGCTCACCGTGGACTACCGGGAGTACACCTACGCCGGTGGCCGCATCCCGGGCGGCTGGTTCAAGCGCGAAGGACGCCCCACCGAAAAGGAAATCCTTACCGCGCGTTTGATTGACCGCCCCCTGCGTCCCCTCTTTCCTGAGGGCTACCGCCAGGAAACGCAAATCATTGGCACCGTGCTTTCCGCGGACGGCGCCAACGATCCCGATGTTTTGGCCATCAACGCGGCCTCTGCCGCCCTCATGGTTTCCGACTGCCCCTTTAACACCCCCGTGGGTGCGGTGCGGGTGGGCCTGGTGGATGGCAGCTTCGTCATCAACCCCACCCACGACCAGCGGGCGCGGGCGCAGCTGGAGATCGTGGTGGCCGGCACCGAGGAAGCGGTGGTGATGGTGGAAGCCGGGGCGCAAGGGGTCCCGGAATCGGTCATTCTCGACGCCATTGACCTGGCCCATCACCACATTCGCGAGCTCATCAAAGCGCAACGGGCATTGGCGGAAAAGGTGGGCAAACCCAAACCCACCTGGGTGCCACCGGCCGACCCCTGGCCTGCCGAGTTCGAAGAAAACATCCGCAAGCAGTTTGCCGCTCCTTTGGATGAGGCGTTGCGGGTGAAGGGCAAGCTCAACCAGAAGAAAGCCATTGAAGCGGTGGAAGACCAAGCTCTGGCCAGCTTGCCCGAGGAAGAGCAGGCGGAAAAGGGCCCGTGGGTGTTGGCCATCATCCACCGCATGGTGAAAGACCAGTTCCGGCACGCGGTTTTGGAAAAGGGCGAGCGTCTGGACGGCCGGGCATTTGACCAAATGCGAAAGGTCACGTGCGAGGTGGGGCTTTTGCCGCGCACCCATGGCTCGGCGCTTTTCACCCGCGGTGAAACCCAGGCGCTGGTCACCTGCACGCTGGGCACCTCCGAAGACGTGCAAATCATCGAAGCGCTGGAAGGGGAAACCCAGCAGCGCTTCATGCTCCACTACAACTTCCCGCCGTTTTCGGTGGGCGAGGTGAAGCCCATGCGGGGACCCTCCCGGCGGGAAATTGGCCACGGCAACCTGGCACGGCGAGCCCTGGCACCGGTGATCCCCTCCCAGGACCTCTTCCCCTACACCCTGCGGGTGGTTTCCGACATTCTGGAGTCCAACGGCTCTTCCTCCATGGCCACGGTGTGCGGGGGAACCCTGGCGCTGATGGACGCTGGTGTCCCCATTGCTCAGGCGGTGGCCGGCATTGCCATGGGTCTGGTTTCCGATGGGCAAAAGCACGCGGTGCTCACCGACATTGCCGGGCAGGAGGACCACTACGGGGACATGGACTTCAAGGTGGCCGGCACCCGGGAAGGCGTTACCGCCTTGCAAATGGACATCAAGGTTTCCGGGTTGACCCGGGATGTTCTGGAAAAGGCCTTGGAGCAGGCCAAGAAGGCGCGGCTGGAGCTTTTGGACATCATGACCGCCACCATTGCGGCTCCCCGGCCGGACATTTCGCCCTACGCCCCCCGCATCATCAACGTGTACATTGACCCCGACAAGATCCGCGACGTCATCGGACCCGGCGGCAAGACCATCCGCGCCATTTGCGAGCAAACCGGAGCCCGCATCACCATTGAGGACGACGGGCGCGTGGAGATTGCTTCCCCCGACCTGGAAGCGGCCCACAAGGCCAGGCAAATCATTGAAAACCTCACCCGTCAGGTGCAAGTTGGGGAAATCTTTGAGGGCACCGTCAAGCGCATTGAACCCTATGGTGCTTTCATTGAGATCCTCCCCAACCAGGACGGGCTCTTGCACATTTCGGAAATTGCCCACGAGCGCATCCGCGAGGTCACCGATGTTCTCAAGCTGGGGGACAAGGTGACGGTGAAGGTCATCGGCATTGACGCCCAGGACCGCATCAAGCTGTCCCGCAAGGCACTGCTCACCCCGCCCCCTTCCACCCCCAGCGGCGAAGGCCAGCGGGAAGAACGGCGCGGTGGGGGCCATCGTGGCAGCGGCGGTCGCCCCCCCAGGCGACACTAGGGACCTTGGCTCTACGCCCGGGACACAGAAAACTTGCAGGCTCACGGCAACGTAAGCTACCCATGGTCGCCGGAGGAAACCGGCGCAAGGAGGGAACATGAAACGCTTTTTTGCTGCACTCATGGCCTGCGGTCTGGCGAGCTTGGCCGCAGCGGAAGAAGGCATGTGGACCTTTGACAACCCCCCGGTGAAGCAGCTCCAGCAAAAGTACAACTTCACCCCCACCCAGGAATGGCTGGATCATTTGCGGCTTTCCTCGGTGCGCTTCAACGACGGCGGGAGCGGCTCCTTCGTTTCCGCCACCGGCCTGGTGCTCACCAACCACCACGTGGCCCTGGGGCAACTGCAGAAGGTTTCCTCGCCGCAAAAGGACTACGTGGCCGATGGCTTCCTGGCCCGTACGCCGGAGGAAGAGCTCAAATGCCCCGACCTGGAGCTCAACGTGCTGGTGTCCATGGAAAACGTTACCGATCGGGTGCTGGCCGCCGTCAAACCCGGCATGAGCGAAAAGCAAGCCAACGACGCCCGCAAAGCCGCCATTGCCGCCATTGAAAAGGAAAGCATGGAGAAAACCGGCCTGCGCTCGGACGTGGTCACCCTTTACCACGGCGGCGAGTACTGGCTTTACCGCTACAAGAAGTACACCGACGTGCGCTTGGTGTTTGCCCCCGAGCAGCAAATCGCCTTTTACGGTGGCGACCCCGACAACTTCACCTACCCCCGCTACGACCTGGACATGGCCCTGTTCCGCGTGTACGAGGACGGCAAGCCTGTCAAGCCCCAGCACTACCTCAAGTGGAACCCGGAAGGCGCCAAGGATGGGGAGTTGGTGTTTGTTTCCGGGCATCCCGGCTCCACCAACCGGCTTTACACCCTGGCACAGCTGGAAACCCTCCGCGACCTCAGCTACCCCATGCGCCTGGAGGGCATCGAGCGGCGCCTGGGGGTGGCCCGGGCTTACGCCGCCCGCGGCAAGGAGCAGGCACGGCAAGCGGCAGGCCTGATTTTCGGTCTGGAAAACTCGAAAAAGGCCCTTTCCGGCGAGTACAAGGGCTTGAAGGACCCGCAGCTCATGCAAATCAAGGCCCGGGAGGAAAAAGAGCTGCGGGATAAGGTAGCCGCCAACCCCGAATGGCAAAAGGCCTACGGGGATGCCTGGCAGGCCATCGAAAAGGCGCAGGCCAGCTTCCGGGAGCGGGCCAAGGAGTACAGCTACCGGAGGCTTTCCGGTTACCGTCTGCCCGGCGTTGCGCTTTCCATCGTGCAGCTGGTGGCGGAAGTGAAAAAGCCCGACGGGGAAAGGCTGGATGGCTTCCACGAAAGCCAGCTCCCCTCCCTGAAATTCCGCCTCTTCTCCCCGGCTCCCATTTACCCCGAGTTTGAAGAGGTTTTGCTCGCCGATGGCCTGCGGGAAGCCCTGGAGAAGCTGGGGCCCGAAGACCCGTTTGTGAAGGCTGCCCTGGCAGGCAAAACCCCTGAGCAGGTAGCCCATGAGGCCATTGCCGGCACCAAGCTTGCCGACCCCGACTTCCGCAAGCAGCTGGTGGAGGGCGGTGAAGAAGCGGTGGCGGAAAGCCAAGATCCCCTCATCGCCCTGGCCCGCCGGGTGGACCCCATCTTGCGCCAGGAGCGCAAGTGGTACGAAGACACCATCGAGTCGGTGGTGCGCACCGCCGGCGAAAAGATTGGCAAGGCCCGCTTTGCCATTTACGGCAAGGACACCTACCCCGACGCCACCTTTACCCTGCGGCTCACCTACGGCACGGTCACCGGCTACCCCTACAACGGCACCATCGCGCCGTCAAAAACCACCTTCTACGGCCTCTACGACCGCGCCGCTTCCTTCGATTACAAGCCCCCCTTCCACCTGCCCCAGCGCTGGCTTGACCGCAAAGACGCCTTGAACCTGGCCACCCCCTTAAACTTCGTTTCCACCTGCGACATCATTGGCGGCAACTCCGGCTCACCGGTGGTCAACCGCCAAGGGGAAATCGTGGGCCTCATCTTTGACGGCAACATCGAGTCCCTGGTGGGGAGGTTTGTCTTTGACATCACCGCCAACCGCGCAGTGGCGGTGCACACCGCCGGCATGACCGAAGCCCTGAAGAAGGTTTACGACGCCGAGTTCCTGGTGAAGGAACTCCTAGGTCAGTAAAGCAGCTTAGGCCCGGAAAGACGAACGCCCCGGCCCCGCCGGGGCGTTTTTTTAAGTCGAGCCAAAAGTGGCTTTACAAAGCGTCCTCCAGGATGATCCACCGCGTGCCTCTATGCTTGCAAGCCTCGGCTACCGGGAGGTCCCAGCTCCACCACGCGTAAAGCCGGCTGTAGGCCCAACGGTACTGGTAGGAAACAAAGGGCAGCCGTTCCACCGCCACCCGGTACCAGCGGGCGGCTTCGCTACAGCGGCCCTCCGCTTGCGCCTTCAAGCCCAAGTAATAAGCAAGCTCGCCGCCATCTCGCCGGGAAAACCTGGTGGAAAGCAGCATCTCCTCCTCCTTGGGTGTGGCCACACCCAGCAAATACCGCACTAAAGCGCCGTTGGGGTCGGAACTGGGCTTGCTAAACTCGCTCAGCAGCAGCTCCCGGTTTTTCCTGCCCGGATCAAACCCCAGGGCCAGCGCCGCGGCCCGCTGGATCCAAACCCGCTCCGCCCCGTCCCCCTGCGGCTGGGGCGGCAGCAAATCCCAAAGCACCTCGTAGCTTTCCGAATCCCAGCACTCGTAGGAAACCCGGTTCCAGGGTTCAACCTTGAGCCGCTCCTGCAACCACTCCAAGGCGGCGCGCTTTCCCTTCAGCTGCCGCAGGTAGCGGTACGCTTCGAAAAGCAGATCCGGCCGCCCGGGAGGCCATATCGCCTTTTCTGCCACCACAAAGGCGAGCTCCACATCTCCCAACCTTGCGGACTCGTGGGCAAGGGTGATGAGCTTTTCCCCTTCCACCTTGCGCCCAAAGGCCTTCATGGCCTCGATGGCTTGCTGGCTTTTGCCGTGAAAACGGCGCACGAACACCGGTCCCAGGTCGAATCGCCAGCGCTCCGCGCTCAGGGTATTCCGGTGGCGGGCAAAAGCCTCGGCCGCAGCGGCGTAGTTGCCCAAGGCCCAATGGACGTCCATAAGCGCAACCAGGGAATACTCTGAAAACGGATAGCGCTCATAAGCCTTCTGCGCCCACTCCAGGGCTTCTTGCTTTCGCCCGTTAGCCAAAAGCGCGCGAACGTAGACGAAAAGCACGTTCTCCTGGTACGAAGGCACCACTTCTTCCACTGTGGTCAGGGCCTCCCGGTTTTTCCCCATTTTCAACAGCACCTGCGCCAGGTGGGCTCGGGCTACCGCGTATTCCAGGCCGCCTTGGGACAAGCCCTGGCAAAGGTCCTCCAAAATCCGCACGGCTTTTTCCGGATGGCCTCGGGCTACAAACACCCGCGCCATTTCTTCTGCCAGGTTCCATGGATCCGGAATGGCGTCCCGCAGCTTTTCGTAAGCCTCCTCCAAAGCGGGAAGCGGTTGATCCGGAAGCCGCCCCAGGTACCGCAAAGCCATGTGACGCACCAGGGGTGGGCTTTGCGGGTCGTTGACCCACTGCCAGAGCAAGTTCTGCTCCCCAGCAACGGCCTTGTGGTACACGACTGCAAGGGGAAAAAGCAGGCGGGAGCTGCGGTAAAGCTCCTCTGTAACTTTCTCTGCTAACTCCAGATCCAGAAGCGTGTTGCGGGCCAAGACTATCAGACTTTGACGATGGTCGGGGCGGCTATCCAACGACAAAAAGGCCACCCGCGCCGCCGCCAGGCGCTCGGGAACCCCATAGGCCATGGCCCGCTCCAGCTTCCAGAAAAGGTCCATCCTGGCCTGGCCTCCCGGCGCCCCGGGGGTTGCCAGCACCCGCAGCAGGGTTTGCTGATCGCCCTCACCCAAGAAGCTCCCCACCACCGCAGCGGCCCACTTTTCCAGTGCCCTCCCCCAGGGGCTTTTGGCATTTCCCAGAGCTGTACGCAGCTGCCTTGCGGCGTTCACCTCGGCGTACTGACGCACAGCGTAATCCACCAGGATCTCCACACCCGAGGCAAACAGGCTCCGGGCAAAGCTCTGGTGCCACGAGCGGGGAAACAGAGCATTCTCAGGCCAGGAGCGGGACGCCAGAGCCTTCTCAAAGGCGCCAAGGAGCTGAGCTTCCGGTAACCCCTCCCTGGCTTGAGGCTTTCTTCCTTTTGCCCAGGCCATGGCTGCAGAAAGCGCCTGCCGCCCCGCCTCCTGGGCCACCGGCATTTCGTGCCTTTGGCCCACCGCCCGCAGCCACACTAAAGACCAGGGGTCAACCTGCTTTGTGCGCTGGGCCATGTCGTAGGCTTTGGAGAAAAGCAGGCTCTCGCTCAAACTTTCGGCCGCAAAAAGCACCGTTAATGGGTCCGAGGAGCGAGCCGCAAGAGCTTGCAGTTTGTCGCTTTCGTGGTTTACGAACAAAACCAGAGGATGCTCCGGCCCCAGCTTGCCTAAAAGCTCATCCCCCGGCCAGTAACCCAGACGAAAGGCCAGCACCGCCGTTTCTTGCGGCAGCTCCTGGCCGAAGACCTCGGCCAGAGCCACCAGGGCCAAAGCGTGGGCCGAAACTTCATCCCCGGTTTCCAGCAAATCCAAATGATGGGCCGCCAAAACCGTCGCCAGTTGAGCAGCATCGGCAAGCGTTTTTGCCGATGGCCCTTGCTGCCACCGGTTGGCAAGCTCCTTGGCTTGTTCCAAAAAATTCAGGGAGGGCTTCAAAGCCTCTTTTTTGCCGTTGTCGTCCTTCAGCTTCGGGGCAAGTTTCGGCTGCAACTGCTGCGCCCACGAACGCAACAGCTGCCAGTAATCCTCAAACACCGGCCAGGCGGGCAGGCTCCCTACGGGCGTTTCCCCGTAGCGAATGGCCCAACCGTTGTCCTGCCACACCGCCGTTGTGTCCGCTTTCGAATCCCCCAGAGCGAGCCGCGCCATTTCAGTGACGGCAAGCAGAAACCGCCGGTCCGGCGGCAGCTGGAACGCCCGCTCTAGGTAGTCCCGCACCTCCGCAAGCGTGGCTTGATCAGGCAGTTCCTCCCCGGCCCGCTTGACCTCCCGAGGGACCGGCTCCTCTGTTGGTCCCTGATAGCCACAACCCGAAAGCAGCACCAGCAAAACCGCAAGCCCCGCTATTGGTCGCCGCATAACCCCTCCCACGGCTCACAAGGCCTCGAGTTTTCTGAAAAAAGTGTAAAGCCTCTGCGGTTGTCCGCAAGCCCTCGCTGCCAACCGATTCTTAGGCGGAGGTACTAGTGTTTCGGCAGGAAAAGCCCGCTAATGCTTTGAGGACGATGCCCGCCGCCGAGGCGAATGCCTCGGGCTGACCAACGAACCGGCGAAGCGGAAGAACGAATCAGCAAAGCTTGGAAAACAACGTCTTGAGCTCATCCACAGTGGGGACGCGGCCGGCCACCACGATCTTGCCGTCCACGATCACGGCGGGTGTTAGGGTCACGCCCATGCGGGCAAACTCCTCCACGCGGGTGACATGGGCAACCTCGGCGGCCAGGTTGAGCTCGGCGCAGGCGTTCATGACGTTCCGTTCGGTGGCTTGACAACGGGGACAACCGGGACCCGCAACCACGATTTTCATGGTTTTCCCTCCTTTTTAAAAGACAAAGTTGCCAAAAACCCAGCCCACCACCGTGCCAAGAACCACGACGGTGGGCACATAAACCAGAGTTTTTTTCACCCCGAAGACGCGAGCAATGGCTAGCCAGTTGGGCAAGGAAAGACCGGGTCCGGTGAGCAGCAGGGCGAGAGCCGGCCCTTTGCCCATGCCCATCTTCATGAGGGTGTCCACAAAAGGGGCCTCGGTCATGGTGGCAAAGTAGCTGACCGCACCGAAAAGGGTGGCCACAAAGGAAGCCAAAAGCCCGTTCCCACCTACCAGCCGTCGAACCCACTCTTCGGGTAGCACCGCTCCCACGACCCCCACCACGAAGACCCCTACCAGCAGCAGCGGAAAGATGATGCGGACAAACCACCAGGTTTCTGCAAGCCACTGGCGGATGAGCTCCCGGGCCACAACCCGCCAAGCGTAAAGCGCCATCACGCCCGAAGCTAACGCCCACACCACCACCTTGCGGCCGTAGGAGCCCCCCTGCACCAGGTAGTTGGGCAGCAGCAGGGAAAGCACCAAGAAAGCCAGCAAAACCAAGTGGCGGGGATCAACCATCCCCGAATGGGTGTCCGGGTCATGGACCTGATGGGGAAGCTCCCGGCGTTCGCCGGAAAAAGCCCAGCTCATGACGCCCCCCACCACAAAGGCCATGACCAAGGCCGCCGCCACCCGGGCCAGGGCCATTTCGCCCCCCAGGATGCTGCCGGTGTAGGTGAGGGCCAGGATGTTGCTGGCTGGCGTTACCCAGAGCACGATGAACGCCACACCCACCCCAGCACCGCCGTAAAACAAGCCGCTGGCCACCGGAATCACCGTGCAGGAGCAGGCAGCCACCAAAAAGCTGGCCACGCTGGCAAGAGAAAAGGACTTGAGCTTGTGGACCTGCTCCCCCAAAAGCCGGAGGATGGTGTCCCGGCGAATGAACGTCACCATGGCGCCCGCAAGCAGAAACGCCGGCACCAAACAGGTAAGCACGTGGGCGGCCACGTACTCCTTCACCGCCGCAAGTCCGGCTACCAGCAGCTTTTCCAGCACAGGACACCTCCGAAGGCAGGTTGTTTTCTCGTCACCTTTTGGGCCATGAAAACGATCTCGCTCGGGGCACAGGCAGCGTCAAGCCCCGCCGGTTTTTCGCCGGACCGTTTTCGGAAAGGCTCGATGTCCCCGCGGTCTTCGGTTCCCAAGAAGCCTGGGTTTTCGGCTTTGTGTACAGCCCGGTTAGCAGGAGAGGCCGGACCAAACCGCCACCGCGGGTCGGGGAATCCTTCTGGTAATACGAACATGGGTGGCCACCGGCAGGCGCTTACGGATCTCATTTCGTCTTCTTGCGAAATATAGCGGTGCGTCCCTAAGCTGTCAAGCGGGTGTGCTTGCGGCCGGGCGGTAGCTGTGCCTGGGCTTCAGGAGGCAGATCCTAGAGTTTCATTGCTTGAGCCTGGTTACGCTGTCTCGTAACCGTTAACCAGGGAAAAACCGAGAAGCGTCAAGCTCTAACGCTTGAGCTGGGGGGCAAGCAAGCCCAGGCGGGAGAGGTCCAGGTCGGCGTCGCACAGCACCTGCGGGTCAATGCAGCGGAGCTTGCCCACCAGCGCGGCGTCCTGGGCAATTTGCGGATCGCCGGTCAGCTCCTCCCTGAGCTGGGCCAAAAGCCTTTCCCCTTCCGGCTCCAGGTGGTAGTAAACCCAGCGGCCCACCTTGCGCTCCCCCACCAACCCGCCCCGGCGCAGGGCAGCCAGGTGAGCAGAAACGGTGGAAGGGGCAAGGCGCAAGACGGCGGTGAGCTGGCACACGCACAAATCCCCCAAACCCAGCATGGCCATCATGCGCAAACGGGCGGGGTGGGCCAGTGCCTTGAAGCGATCCACAACCAGGGACAGTGCCGTGCGCGCCATTTCGCTTTCAGACGAAAGGTCCTACACTTTTTTGGGGATGTCAAGAACATGCCGGCAAGACGCGGGTGAACCCATGGTCAAGGCGTCTGGGTCTTGCCAGGCCGGCCAGCTATAGTAACGTCACCATGGCCAAGGCGGAGCCAAAAGCCGACAGCACTGGAAAGACCAGGGCGCAACCGTTCAAAAGCGCGCCGCCCGAAGTGCGGTTGGGCGTGCTGGCCGCTCTGGTGGTGCTGGTGCTCGCGGGAAGCAGGTTGGCGGACCGCTGGGAGCTCCCCTTCCGGGATCTTCTGTTGTCATGGGCCCCCCATCGGCCCCCTCGCCTTACGGCAGCGGTGGTGGTGGATGAGCAGGCGCTGGCCCGTTTTGGACGCTTCCCCTGGCCCCGGGAGCGGTTGGCCCAGGTGGTGGAGGCCATTCGGGAGGCGGGTGCCCGGGGCCTGGTGGTGGACCTGCTGCTGGCCGAACCAGCCCCCGGCGACGCGCTTCTCGCTTCCGCCCTTTCCCAAATCCCCGCGGTGTTGGCAGTGGCGCCCACCGACAGCGGGGATCGCTGGCTTTGGCCCAGCCCGCAGCTGGCGGCAGCCGCTCGCCTGGGGCACGCCACCTTTGCCGGCGACCACGATGGTGTGGTGCGGCGGCTTTCTTCCACCCAGCAACTGGGTGACCGCATGCTCCCCGCTTTGGCCTGGGAAGCGGTGCGGCTGGTGGCGCCCTCCCTTCCTCTTCCCGTGGGCCGTGCCTTAAGGCCCGACTTCCGCACCCGGGCCCGGGCCATCCCCCAGGTGAGCGTGAACGCGGTGCTGGAGGCCCAGGGCTCCCACAGCATCCTGAAGGGGCGCGTGGTCTTCCTGGGAGTTACCGCCGCCGGCTTGGGAGACCGGGTGGTTACCCCTACCTCGGTGCCCGGAATCCCCGATGCCGGGGTGCTGGTGCAAGCGGCATTTGCCGAGTGCCTGTACCAAGGAGGGTTGTTGCAAAGGCTCCCCCCCTGGGGGGCCGCTCTGGCTGCGGGTTTGCTGGTTTGGGCCGGCGCCGTGCTGCGCCGCCGGGCTTCCCTTTCCCTGGCGCTCACCGCAGCCCTTGCGGTTTTGGTCCCCCTGGCCGCAGGGGTTGTGAGCTTGCTGGGGTTGGGCTGGGAAACGCCTCTGCTCACGCTGGCGGCGACCTCGGGTTCGGTGGTGCTGCTTTCGGGTTTGCGCATCCTCCGCCACATCGAGGAGGCCACCCAAAGGTTGGAGACTACCGCGGCACACCCGCGCCTTTCGCCGGAGGAGCGGGTCGCGCAGCTCTTGCGTTTGGCGCAAAGCGTTGCGGAGCTCGAGCGGCAGTCGGCGGAAAGCCGGCGCCTTTTGGTCCACGAGCTCAAAACCCCGCTGGCGGGGCTTAAAGGCTTGAGCCAGCTTCTCAGCGAGTACGAGCTTTCCCCGGAAGAGCACCAGCGGGTGGCTGGGCTCGTGGCGCAAGAGTCTTCCCGCTTGGCCGAGCTGGTGGAAACCCTTCTGGAGCTGGAAAACCTCACCTTGCGCCCCTTCCCCCCCGATGCACCGGTGGTGGACCTGGAGCAGCTGGTTCGGGAGCGGGTGGAGTTGTTCCGGGCCGGCACCGGGCGAAACGTGCAGTGGCAGAGCGACGGCCCGGCACCGGTGCGGGGCGTCAGCTCGCTTTTGGCGCGGGTAGTGGACAACCTGCTGGCCAACGCCCACAAGTTCTCGCCCCCGGAAGCCCCCGTGATGGTGCGGCTTTCCCGCACAGACCAGGTGCTCTTGGAGGTGGAAGACCGCGGCCCCGGCATTGCCCCCGAAGAGCAGGAGCGCATCTTCCAACGCTTCGTGCGCGGACAATCAGCGCGGGAAGTGCCCGGGTTGGGTTTGGGGCTTTCGGTCGTGCGGGAGGTTGTAACATGGCATGGGGGCCGTGTGGGCGTGCGGAGCACCCCCGGTGCGGGAAGCACCTTCACCGTAGTCCTACCGCTGAGCGGGGAGGCCAGTCGTGGCAAAAGTACTGGTGGTTGATGACGACGCGGGCATCCGCGAGATGGCAAGCTTGGCTTTGGAAAAAGCAGGCCACCAGGTGTTGCGCGCCGCCTCCATCGCCTCCGCCCGCCGGCTTCTCGCCGAGGAAACCGTGGCGCTGGTGCTCTGCGACATTTATCTGCCCGGGGAAAACGGCTTGGAGCTTTTGGCGGACATCCAGAAGCTTCCCCACGCCCCCAAGGTCATCCTCATGACCGCCCGGGGCAGCCTGGAAACCGCCCTGGACGCTACCCGCCTGGGCGCCCACGACTACCTGGCTAAGCCTTTTGATTTGCGGGAACTGGTGGCCGTGGTGGAAAAGGCTCTGCAGCCTCCACCGCCACCGGCGCCGGCGCTTCCACCCATGCCCGGCTTGTTTGTGGGCTCCCACCCCTCTATGGTGGAGGTGTACAAGGCCATTGCCCGGGTGGCGCCGCTGCCGGTGCCGGTGCTGGTGCTGGGGGAAACCGGAACCGGCAAGGAGCTGGTGGCGAAAGCGCTGCACCAGTACTCCCCCTTTGCCACCGGTCCCTTTGTGGCGGTGAACTGCGGGGCCATCCCCGATTCGTTGCTGGAAAGCGAGCTCTTCGGCCACAAGAAGGGGGCCTTCACCGATGCCCACACCGACCGCAAAGGAGCTCTGGCCAGTGCCGATGGCGGAACGGTTTTCCTGGACGAAATTGGCGAGGTTTCCCCGGCGTTCCAGGTGAAGCTGTTGCGCTTTTTGCAGGACTCCTTGGTCCGCCCGTTGGGGAGCGACAAGCCCATCCCGGTGCGGGTGCGGGTGGTGGCGGCCACCAACCGGGACCTGGTGGCCCAGGTGAAAGAGGGGAAGTTCCGGGCCGATCTGTACTACCGCTTGGCGGCGTACGAGATCCGCCTTCCCCCGCTGCGGGCCCGCGCTTCCGATATCCCGGAGCTGGTGGAGC contains:
- the pnp gene encoding polyribonucleotide nucleotidyltransferase, with protein sequence MEVIESVTLEGRSLQLEVGKVAKQADGACLVRYGETVVLVTACFAKEPRVGVDFLPLTVDYREYTYAGGRIPGGWFKREGRPTEKEILTARLIDRPLRPLFPEGYRQETQIIGTVLSADGANDPDVLAINAASAALMVSDCPFNTPVGAVRVGLVDGSFVINPTHDQRARAQLEIVVAGTEEAVVMVEAGAQGVPESVILDAIDLAHHHIRELIKAQRALAEKVGKPKPTWVPPADPWPAEFEENIRKQFAAPLDEALRVKGKLNQKKAIEAVEDQALASLPEEEQAEKGPWVLAIIHRMVKDQFRHAVLEKGERLDGRAFDQMRKVTCEVGLLPRTHGSALFTRGETQALVTCTLGTSEDVQIIEALEGETQQRFMLHYNFPPFSVGEVKPMRGPSRREIGHGNLARRALAPVIPSQDLFPYTLRVVSDILESNGSSSMATVCGGTLALMDAGVPIAQAVAGIAMGLVSDGQKHAVLTDIAGQEDHYGDMDFKVAGTREGVTALQMDIKVSGLTRDVLEKALEQAKKARLELLDIMTATIAAPRPDISPYAPRIINVYIDPDKIRDVIGPGGKTIRAICEQTGARITIEDDGRVEIASPDLEAAHKARQIIENLTRQVQVGEIFEGTVKRIEPYGAFIEILPNQDGLLHISEIAHERIREVTDVLKLGDKVTVKVIGIDAQDRIKLSRKALLTPPPSTPSGEGQREERRGGGHRGSGGRPPRRH
- a CDS encoding thioredoxin family protein; translation: MKIVVAGPGCPRCQATERNVMNACAELNLAAEVAHVTRVEEFARMGVTLTPAVIVDGKIVVAGRVPTVDELKTLFSKLC
- a CDS encoding ArsR/SmtB family transcription factor translates to MARTALSLVVDRFKALAHPARLRMMAMLGLGDLCVCQLTAVLRLAPSTVSAHLAALRRGGLVGERKVGRWVYYHLEPEGERLLAQLREELTGDPQIAQDAALVGKLRCIDPQVLCDADLDLSRLGLLAPQLKR
- a CDS encoding S46 family peptidase, which gives rise to MKRFFAALMACGLASLAAAEEGMWTFDNPPVKQLQQKYNFTPTQEWLDHLRLSSVRFNDGGSGSFVSATGLVLTNHHVALGQLQKVSSPQKDYVADGFLARTPEEELKCPDLELNVLVSMENVTDRVLAAVKPGMSEKQANDARKAAIAAIEKESMEKTGLRSDVVTLYHGGEYWLYRYKKYTDVRLVFAPEQQIAFYGGDPDNFTYPRYDLDMALFRVYEDGKPVKPQHYLKWNPEGAKDGELVFVSGHPGSTNRLYTLAQLETLRDLSYPMRLEGIERRLGVARAYAARGKEQARQAAGLIFGLENSKKALSGEYKGLKDPQLMQIKAREEKELRDKVAANPEWQKAYGDAWQAIEKAQASFRERAKEYSYRRLSGYRLPGVALSIVQLVAEVKKPDGERLDGFHESQLPSLKFRLFSPAPIYPEFEEVLLADGLREALEKLGPEDPFVKAALAGKTPEQVAHEAIAGTKLADPDFRKQLVEGGEEAVAESQDPLIALARRVDPILRQERKWYEDTIESVVRTAGEKIGKARFAIYGKDTYPDATFTLRLTYGTVTGYPYNGTIAPSKTTFYGLYDRAASFDYKPPFHLPQRWLDRKDALNLATPLNFVSTCDIIGGNSGSPVVNRQGEIVGLIFDGNIESLVGRFVFDITANRAVAVHTAGMTEALKKVYDAEFLVKELLGQ
- a CDS encoding tetratricopeptide repeat protein, translated to MRRPIAGLAVLLVLLSGCGYQGPTEEPVPREVKRAGEELPDQATLAEVRDYLERAFQLPPDRRFLLAVTEMARLALGDSKADTTAVWQDNGWAIRYGETPVGSLPAWPVFEDYWQLLRSWAQQLQPKLAPKLKDDNGKKEALKPSLNFLEQAKELANRWQQGPSAKTLADAAQLATVLAAHHLDLLETGDEVSAHALALVALAEVFGQELPQETAVLAFRLGYWPGDELLGKLGPEHPLVLFVNHESDKLQALAARSSDPLTVLFAAESLSESLLFSKAYDMAQRTKQVDPWSLVWLRAVGQRHEMPVAQEAGRQALSAAMAWAKGRKPQAREGLPEAQLLGAFEKALASRSWPENALFPRSWHQSFARSLFASGVEILVDYAVRQYAEVNAARQLRTALGNAKSPWGRALEKWAAAVVGSFLGEGDQQTLLRVLATPGAPGGQARMDLFWKLERAMAYGVPERLAAARVAFLSLDSRPDHRQSLIVLARNTLLDLELAEKVTEELYRSSRLLFPLAVVYHKAVAGEQNLLWQWVNDPQSPPLVRHMALRYLGRLPDQPLPALEEAYEKLRDAIPDPWNLAEEMARVFVARGHPEKAVRILEDLCQGLSQGGLEYAVARAHLAQVLLKMGKNREALTTVEEVVPSYQENVLFVYVRALLANGRKQEALEWAQKAYERYPFSEYSLVALMDVHWALGNYAAAAEAFARHRNTLSAERWRFDLGPVFVRRFHGKSQQAIEAMKAFGRKVEGEKLITLAHESARLGDVELAFVVAEKAIWPPGRPDLLFEAYRYLRQLKGKRAALEWLQERLKVEPWNRVSYECWDSESYEVLWDLLPPQPQGDGAERVWIQRAAALALGFDPGRKNRELLLSEFSKPSSDPNGALVRYLLGVATPKEEEMLLSTRFSRRDGGELAYYLGLKAQAEGRCSEAARWYRVAVERLPFVSYQYRWAYSRLYAWWSWDLPVAEACKHRGTRWIILEDAL
- a CDS encoding permease — protein: MLEKLLVAGLAAVKEYVAAHVLTCLVPAFLLAGAMVTFIRRDTILRLLGEQVHKLKSFSLASVASFLVAACSCTVIPVASGLFYGGAGVGVAFIVLWVTPASNILALTYTGSILGGEMALARVAAALVMAFVVGGVMSWAFSGERRELPHQVHDPDTHSGMVDPRHLVLLAFLVLSLLLPNYLVQGGSYGRKVVVWALASGVMALYAWRVVARELIRQWLAETWWFVRIIFPLLLVGVFVVGVVGAVLPEEWVRRLVGGNGLLASFVATLFGAVSYFATMTEAPFVDTLMKMGMGKGPALALLLTGPGLSLPNWLAIARVFGVKKTLVYVPTVVVLGTVVGWVFGNFVF